GCCTCCACCGCCAGCGCCTCGATATCCGCGTCGAAGGTGGCGAAATCCAGGTCGGCACCGCGCACCAGCGGCGCGACCTCGGCGGAGCGGTCGCTGCGGTTGAGCACAGTGAGCTTGTCGACGCCCCGCTCCCCCAACGCCCACAGCGCTGGCCGGGCAGTACCCCCGGCACCGATGACAAGGGCCGACGACACAGGGACCCCGCCCAGCAAGGCGTCCAGTGCCCCTGTAATGCCCTCGCAGTCGGTGTTGTCCGCGCGCCACCCACCGTCGATCCGTGTCAGTGTGTTCGCGGAACCAATCGCCGCTGCGCGTTCGCTGACCTCGGTGGCGAACTCGAGGGCGGCGAATTTTGCCGGCATGGTCACGGAGAATCCGCGGAAGGATCCATCCGAGCCGGCCACGACCCCCGGCAGCTGGTCTGCCGTGCACTCGATCCGGGAGTACTGCCAGCCGCTGAGGCCAGCCGCGGCGTAACCCGCGTTGTGCAGCACCGGTGACAGGGAGTGCTCAATGGGTGAGCCCAGGACAGCGGCGCGGTGCGTGACCTGCATTAGCGTTGGGAGTCCAAGACGCCGGACTCGTAGGCGCGCTGGGTATCTTCGAGGTGCTGCTCGAAGGTGTCGTTGAACACCGTCGTGCCGTCCTTGTCGACCGTGACGAAGAACAGCCAGTTGCCCTCCGCCGGGTTCTCCATCGCGGTGATGGCCTCCATCGACGGCGACGCAATCGGCGTCTCCGGCAGGCCGTCCATGGCGTAGGTGTTCCACGGGGTCACGCGCTGGCGGGCGGTGTCGCCCGTCGCCACCTCGACGGTGGGCAGGTCGTAGTTGACGGTGGAGTCGAACTCGAGACGCATCGGGGTCTTGAGGCGGTTGAGGATCACGCGCGCGACCTTGTCGAACTCCCCTGCCGGGGCCTCGCGCTCGACCAGCGACGCCGCGACGAGCAGCTCGTACGGCGTCAGGCCGACGGCTTGCGCGCGGGCGACGATGTCAGTCGCCTCGTACTGGCTGGCGGAGCGGGTGATGAGGTCGGAGAGGATCGCATCCGCGTCCGCACCCGGGTCCACGGTGTACTCGCCCGGTGCAATGAGCCCCTCGAGCCGCTTCGGGTCGCCCGCGCGGGCCGCTACGGTCTCCACCGCCCACTCGGGGACGCCGAGCTGGGCTGGGTCGGCGTTCGCGGCGACGTCGTGAAGCTTTTCCGCGGTCACACAGTCCTGCGTCGGTTTATCCCCGCACGACACCTGCTGAATCTGCGAGTAAATGCCCTGGCGGGTCTGGCCGCCGACGACGTTGACGTCCATCAGGGTGGCGCCACCGTGGACTTGGAGCGGGATGATGCGGTTGGCCGGGTCAAGCAGCGCGGCGACGGCCGCGTCAGCGCTCATCCCGGACTGGAGGCGGTAGAAACCGGGCTGGATGCTGTGGGAGTCGGGGTTGGCCATCGCCGCGGACTGGAAGGCGGAGTTGGATTTCACAATGCCCTTCTCCTCCAGCTGGGGGCCCAGGGCGGAGACGCTGGAGCCCTCGGCGATCTCGACCACCTGCTCCTCTCCGGTACCAGCGCCGCGGAAGTCTCCCCCGCCAGAGTTGCGCGAGAGCGCAATCCACGCGATGAGGCCCACGATAAGCAGGATGGAAACGACGACGACGGCGGTGCCGCGGGTGCGCTGCCCGGAAAGCTGTCGAGAATTCACTGCTGAGTCTCCTTGAGTTTGGTGAGTCGGCCATCGAGCCACGATTGAAGAATTTCCACCGCGGCGGCTTGGTCGATGAGTCGGCGACCCGCCTTTTCGCTGACACCGGAGGAACGGAGAGCATGGGTGGCGGCGACGGTGGTCAGCCGCTCATCCCCCATCCTGACAGCGACGTCACTGCGCCGCCGGATCCGGAATGCGATCTCCTTGGCGTGTTTCACACTTGCGGATCCGTTGCCCTTCAGATCCCGCGGCAGACCGACGACAACTTCGACGGCGTCGTACTCCCCGATGAGGGCGAGGATGCGCTCGATGTCCGCGCCGTCGCGGTCCTTGAAACCGGTCACCCGGTCGACGGTTTCCACAGGCATGGCAAGACGCGCCTCCCGGTCGGAGGCTGCGACGCCGATGCGCACCGTTCCGACATCGAGCCCGATGCGGCGCCCCTCGCCGGGGTCGTCCACACCAGGTGTGTCGGGGTGCACCTTCATACGTCAGTCCTCGCTCGGGCTTCTACAGTCTTGCCTCGGACCCACTTTGTGTCCGGTTCGTTATCTTACGGTACGGGAAACGAACTGCGGGTAACTACCGCTGGGCCAACTCGTCGCGCACCGCACCCAACGCGGCGGTGATCCCTTGCACGTCCGAGCCTGAGCCCTGCGCGAGATCAGGCTTTCCGCCACCCTTGCCGGCGACGTATCCGCCGATGAGCTTGACTAGGTCGCCGGACTTCACACCCGCGTCGACAGCCGCTTTCGTCGCCGCTGCAGCGAAGGGGACCTTGCCGCCGTCCGTTGAGGCCAGCACGACCACACCCGGTTCGGCGCCGAGGCGCTCGCGCACGTCCGCGGCCACGGTGCGCAGGTCTCCCGCGCCGATGCCGTCGGGCAGCTGCAGCGCCACGAGGGTGAACGAGCCGACGCGCTCCGCCTTGGCCACGTAGTCCGCCGTCTGGCTGACCAGCTGCTGGCGGTGCAGTGCCTCGATCTCTTTCTCGGCGGCGCGGAGGCGCTCGGTGAGCTGGGCGATCCGGTCAGGCAGCTGCTCAGTCGGGGTCTTCAACTCGGCGGCCAGACCGGAGGCGAGGGCGGCTTCGCGTGAGAAGTAACGGAAGGACTCCAATCCCGAATATGCCTCGATGCGGCGGGCACCGGACCCGACGGAGGACTCGCCCAGCACGGCGACCGGGCCAATCTGCGAGGAGTGGGCCACATGGGTGCCGCCGCACAGCTCGATCGAGAACGGGCCGCCGATCTCCACAACGCGGACGCTGTCACCGTAGTTTTCACCGAACAGCGCCATGGCGCCCATCGCCTTCGCCTCCTTCAGGGAGGTCTCGATGGTGTTGACGGCGAAATCGGCGTCGACTGCCTG
This window of the Corynebacterium qintianiae genome carries:
- a CDS encoding shikimate dehydrogenase, encoding MQVTHRAAVLGSPIEHSLSPVLHNAGYAAAGLSGWQYSRIECTADQLPGVVAGSDGSFRGFSVTMPAKFAALEFATEVSERAAAIGSANTLTRIDGGWRADNTDCEGITGALDALLGGVPVSSALVIGAGGTARPALWALGERGVDKLTVLNRSDRSAEVAPLVRGADLDFATFDADIEALAVEADVIVSTVPARALDEHAGALAHAPVLDVIYDPWPTPLATAAASNGYTSVGGLVMLAEQSFSQFEQFTGVAAPRDAMRAALVEHRQRQTG
- the mltG gene encoding endolytic transglycosylase MltG is translated as MNSRQLSGQRTRGTAVVVVSILLIVGLIAWIALSRNSGGGDFRGAGTGEEQVVEIAEGSSVSALGPQLEEKGIVKSNSAFQSAAMANPDSHSIQPGFYRLQSGMSADAAVAALLDPANRIIPLQVHGGATLMDVNVVGGQTRQGIYSQIQQVSCGDKPTQDCVTAEKLHDVAANADPAQLGVPEWAVETVAARAGDPKRLEGLIAPGEYTVDPGADADAILSDLITRSASQYEATDIVARAQAVGLTPYELLVAASLVEREAPAGEFDKVARVILNRLKTPMRLEFDSTVNYDLPTVEVATGDTARQRVTPWNTYAMDGLPETPIASPSMEAITAMENPAEGNWLFFVTVDKDGTTVFNDTFEQHLEDTQRAYESGVLDSQR
- the ruvX gene encoding Holliday junction resolvase RuvX translates to MKVHPDTPGVDDPGEGRRIGLDVGTVRIGVAASDREARLAMPVETVDRVTGFKDRDGADIERILALIGEYDAVEVVVGLPRDLKGNGSASVKHAKEIAFRIRRRSDVAVRMGDERLTTVAATHALRSSGVSEKAGRRLIDQAAAVEILQSWLDGRLTKLKETQQ